AAGACCGGATGGTGAAGCGGTTTTTTGCAGAAAAATCGGGTGGCGGCGGCGGCAGTCGCTATGCGCCGGAGGTGACGCGCGAGGCGCAGTTCGAGGTCAAATCGCGCAAGGCGATCGGCCCGGATGATGAGGAACTGGCGCAAAACCCGCGCAGCCGCAGTGCCAAGCTGCGGGTGGGTGTGCGCACAGAGGTTGGTGCCGAACCGGTGGATCGCAAGGCAATTGGTATGCCGCAATTGGGGAGACGGGGGCGATGAAAGGCCTTTTGTATGTGCTGACCGCTGTATCGGTCATCGGGCTGGCCTTTTGGGCCTATCACGAGAATTACCGCACTCAGGAAGCGCTGAACAAGACCGAAGACCTGCAACGCCAGATCGGTCTGGCGCGTGAGCGGCTGAGCGTTTTGAATGCCGAATGGGCGTATCTCAATCGCCCCGACAGGCTGCGCGAGTTGGCTGATCTGAACTTTGAACGGCTGGCGCTTTTGCCGCTTTCGGCAGAGCAGTTCGGGCGGATTGATCAGGTGTCGTATCCTGTTGAAAAGGCTTTGGATTTATCCGATTCTGTGGATGTGTCGAGCGATGGAGAGAAGCCATGATCCGCACGCCTCTGCGCCCGTTGGCGCGTATTCTGGACGCCCGTGCCAAGGGCGAAAACCCCGACGCAATTGAGCGCGAGAACCTGCGCAAACGCCACGAAGATATGCGCGAGCGTTCCTGTGCGCGCGCCGAGGGTCGGCTTTTGGTGCTGGGGGTAATGTTTTTCCTGGCCTTTGGCGTGGTGGGGGGGCGTATGGCGCTGATGGCGGGCACGGAACCGGCGGAGCCAAGGGTGCGCGCCAGCGAGGCCGAGATTCTCACCCAACGCGCCGATATTGTGGATCGCCGGGGGCGCATTCTGGCCACCAATTTCGAGACCCACAGTCTCTATGCCCATCCGCAGAACATGATCGAGCCGACCCGCGTGGCGCGTGCGCTGGTCTCGATCTTTCCCGATCTTGATGAGGCGCGGTTGATCAAGGATTTCACCGGCAAGCGCAAGTTCGTGTGGATCAAGAAGAAGATCAGCCCTGAGCAGAAACAGGCGGTTTTCGATATTGGCGATCCTGGCCTTTTGTTTGGCCCGCGCGAGATGCGCCTATACCCCAACGGCAAGCTGGCTGCGCATGTGATGGGGGGCGCGTCATTTGGCAAAGAGGGCGTGGACGCCGCCGAGGTGATTGGCGTTGCCGGGGTGGAAAAGACGTTTGACGAATATCTGCGCGATCCGGCGCGCGAAGGGCAGCCGTTGCAATTGTCGATCGACATGACGGTGCAGGCGGCCGCGGAACGGGTGCTTTATGGCGGCATGCGATTGATGAACGCCAAGGGCGCGGCGGCGGTTTTGATGGATGTGCATACCGGCGAGGTGATTTCGGTCGTCAGCCTTCCGGATTTCGACCCCAACGACCGCCCGCGCCCGCCAACCGAAGGCGCGCCGGACGACAGCCCGCTGTTTAACCGGGCTGTGCAGGGGGTTTATGAGCTGGGTTCGACCTTCAAGATCTTCACCACCGCGCAGGCGATGGAGTTGGGGCTGGTCAATCCTTCGACGATGATCGACATTCGTGGCCCGCTTAGGTGGGGCAAGCACCGGATTCGGGATTTTCACAATTATGGCAAGGAGTTGTCTGTTACCAAGGTGATCGTCAAAAGCTCGAATATTGGCACTGCGCGGATTGCCCAGATGATCGGAGGCAAGCGGCAGAAAGAGTTTCTGACAGCACTTGGTCTGATGGAGCGCGTGCCGTTGGAGATTGTCGAAGCGCGCGGCTCAACGCCGCTGACGCCGCTCAATTGGTCGGAGATTTCGACCATGACGATTTCTTATGGCCACGGTATTTCGGTAAGCCCTTTGCATCTGGCCGCTGGCTATGCGGCGATTGCCAATGGCGGAACGAAGGTTGAGCCGACAATTCTCAAGCGAAATGGGCCGCAATATGGACCGCGTGTGATGAGCAAACAGGTGGCTGCCGCATCGCGCGACATGCTGCGTCAGGTAGTGACCGATGGCACGGCGAGCTTTGGCGATGTGCCGGGTTATGCGGTGGGTGGCAAGACCGGCTCGGCGGACAAGCCCAAGCCGAATGGGGGTTATTACAAAGGCAGGTTGATTTCGACCTTTGCCTCGATCTTTCCGGCGCATGATCCGAAATATGTGTTGATCGTGACGCTGGATGAGCCGGAAATCCAGAGCTATGGCGAAATGCGCCGCACGGCGGGGTGGACGGCGGTGCCGGTCGCCGCGGAAATAATCAACCGGGTGGCACCGCTTTTGGGGCTGAGACCTGAGGTTGAGCCGGGGCAATTGGCTGGTATAACGCTGACATCAAATTAAGCCATAAAGGGCAATCGGCAGATGGGCGGGCAGGCGAAAACTCTGACGGAACTGGGCCTGACCGCCCTGCAAGGCCGCGAGGTCGAGATTACCGGGTTGGCAGTGGATAGCCGCGATGTGCGCGAGGGGTTTCTCTTTGCGGCGTTGCCGGGCACCAAGGTGCATGGCGCCGAGTTCATCCAATATGCGCTGCGTATGGGAGCGGGCGCCGTTCTGACGGATGCGCAGGGCAAGAGGATCGCAAGTGAGGTGTTGTCACAGAGTGACGCGGCGCTTGTGGTGAGCGAAGACCCGCGACAGGTGCTGGCCTATACGGCGGCGCTGTGGTTCGGGCGCCAGCCCAAGACGATGATTGCGGTGACGGGCACCAACGGCAAGACCAGCGTGGCCAGTTTTGCGCGCATGATCTGGAGCGAGTTGGGCTTGGACGCGGTCAATCTTGGCACGACGGGGGTTGAGGGGGCGTGGAGTGCGCCGCTTGCCCATACGACGCCCGAGCCGATTACGCTGCACCGCACGTTGGCGGCGGCGGCTGATGCGGGTGTCACCCATGCCGCGATGGAAGCGTCGTCGCACGGGTTGAGTCAGAAACGTCTGGACGGGGTGCACCTGAGGG
This window of the Rhodobacteraceae bacterium LMO-JJ12 genome carries:
- a CDS encoding penicillin-binding protein 2, with amino-acid sequence MIRTPLRPLARILDARAKGENPDAIERENLRKRHEDMRERSCARAEGRLLVLGVMFFLAFGVVGGRMALMAGTEPAEPRVRASEAEILTQRADIVDRRGRILATNFETHSLYAHPQNMIEPTRVARALVSIFPDLDEARLIKDFTGKRKFVWIKKKISPEQKQAVFDIGDPGLLFGPREMRLYPNGKLAAHVMGGASFGKEGVDAAEVIGVAGVEKTFDEYLRDPAREGQPLQLSIDMTVQAAAERVLYGGMRLMNAKGAAAVLMDVHTGEVISVVSLPDFDPNDRPRPPTEGAPDDSPLFNRAVQGVYELGSTFKIFTTAQAMELGLVNPSTMIDIRGPLRWGKHRIRDFHNYGKELSVTKVIVKSSNIGTARIAQMIGGKRQKEFLTALGLMERVPLEIVEARGSTPLTPLNWSEISTMTISYGHGISVSPLHLAAGYAAIANGGTKVEPTILKRNGPQYGPRVMSKQVAAASRDMLRQVVTDGTASFGDVPGYAVGGKTGSADKPKPNGGYYKGRLISTFASIFPAHDPKYVLIVTLDEPEIQSYGEMRRTAGWTAVPVAAEIINRVAPLLGLRPEVEPGQLAGITLTSN
- a CDS encoding cell division protein FtsL, producing MKGLLYVLTAVSVIGLAFWAYHENYRTQEALNKTEDLQRQIGLARERLSVLNAEWAYLNRPDRLRELADLNFERLALLPLSAEQFGRIDQVSYPVEKALDLSDSVDVSSDGEKP